A segment of the Manihot esculenta cultivar AM560-2 chromosome 13, M.esculenta_v8, whole genome shotgun sequence genome:
GTCCGCCGAGTCTCAGAACTTCCCCAGCCTCAGAGAGGCTGTCAGTGCCAAGcctaagaagaagaaaatgtcTCTCAACGAGTTCCACACCTCCTCCGGGGGCTTAGGTGGTGGTCGCGCTCTAGAATCTAAAGGATTAACTACTGATGAGATGCTTCGTCTTCCTACTGGTCCGAAAGAACGTTCCGCTGAGGAAATGCAGTATGGCCGTCTTGGTGGTGGGTTTTCCAATTATGGGCGTACAGGTCCACCTCCTGGTCGTACGCGTGACCGCGATGACAACGATGGGTCTTGGGGAGGTGGTAGAAGGCAGTATGGTGGAATTGATGAAGAGCGAAGGGGTCCACCCCCTAGGGTTTCAGACTATGATCAGCCTTCGCGAGCTGATGAGGTTGATAACTGGGCAATGACGAAAAAACCACTCCAGTCATTTGATTCTGGCCACCAAAATCGTTATGGTACGCTTGGTGGTGGTGTGGGAGGTGGTTCTAGGGCTGATGAGGTTGACAATTGGGGCAGTGCTAAAAGACCACTTACTACTACTAGATCTTCTACTTTTGGTTCGGGATTTCGGGATTCCGGCCGTGAGCCTGATCGCTGGACAAGAGGAGGAAATCGTGAGCCAGACCGGGAGAGGCCTAGATTGGTTTTACATCCGCCGAAAGCTGATTTAGATGCCAATGAGTCGGTTAAAACAATTAAGCCAAATCCATTTGGGGCAGCTAGGCCAAGAGAAGAGGTGTTGGCGGAGAAGGGGTTGGATTGGAAAAAGCTTGATATAGAGATAGAATCTAAGAAGACGAGCTCACACTCAAGCAGACCCACCAGTTCACATTCGAGCAGGCCTTCAAGTGCTCATTCAGCCAGGTCAGAGGGGTCAGGAATGCAGCAGGGATTAGAGAATGTGGCATTGAAGCCAAGACCGAGAGTGAATCCTTTTGGGGAGGCAAAGCCTAGGGAAGTGTTGTTGGAGGAAAGAGGTCAAGATTGGCGGAAGATTGATCTTGAATTGGAGCATCGCAGTGTTGACAGGTCTGTATTCTGTAAGGTTTTCGATCCACTTACAATGTATGCTTGTGCAAATCATTTAGAAATCGATGTTGATGCCTTCTGTTGCATTGGATGCAACTAGATGGTCTGGCAATGCTTAAATGCTTAGCGTACTTCCTATCAAATTATCATTGAAATGGTAGTTTCATTgtcttttcaatattttttttagggGTTATAGCTCTTATAACCATTAATGATTATATAAGTATATAACGATAGTTTGAGGTCCATTGAGATGATTTAGGATGTAAAATGATACAATGGATAAATTGCTTTAACCTATCTATTGTAATATTAATTGTtggattttttttctcttttagctCTACTTGGAGAACCTTTTTAGCACAATAGTGTATTGGTTACTCTTATATTGATTATTAGATCTAGGGATGTTTGTGAGCCTTTCTTGTATAAGTTATCTAGGAGACAATGTGAATTAGGTTTCTGTTTTAGTAAGCAATGAGGAGAATGCTTCCGTTTTGCTGCTGTTTAACTCATTGCTTGCATTTAATGAATACACTGTACAATTTTATACCTTGTTCTTAACTTCTTTATGCGTTCATTTAAAACAAATGTTGAAGAACCCTAATCAATTTTATACCTTGGTCCTTATAGTTCTTAGAGGCAATTAAAATGTACCTCACTTTAGAAAAATAGAACTAGTTGATCCTTCTGTTTCTGCTTGTTTTCAAGGAAAAGTTGAAAATGCCCttgtttaaaatttaagtaatatTGGGACTTAAAATCCCTAAAACCTAAAAAATTGATTTCAGTCTCCTCATTTTGCTCTCCCAGTTTCACTCAATCCCTCAATATTGTGGCCCCTCTCACTATAGTGGCACCTATAATTGGCAGCCGATGAACAACAATTGTCAAGAGTAATCTCGGCTCGCTcaagtttctttttttgatgaAAAACATCCAAAAATATGAGTAAAGTAATTTCATTGATTGTGCCTAGAGAAAAAAGAGTCTCAAGCACATTTTAACAATTTGCAGGACATTAATTATAGATGGAATTCACCAAATATAAACCCATTCCACCCAATTCTGACTAGGGAAATTCAGGGGAACATGAGATTATTAGCTTTAATCATCATCCATTTCTTCAAGTGCAGTCCTAATAGCAGCCTTGGCTGCCTCTAGGAGTTCATCCGGAATCTTCTGATGCAGCCTATTTGATTCATCACAAAACTAACTTGTTTCCAATTCAAAGGCCTTGTCCTTCACTTCATCATGCACCTTGTATGATTTTTGCTACTTCAATAACTCCTTCTCTGCATGTCATTTGACAAAGCTTCAATTGATTCATTGGAGAAGGGAAAGAAAGCTTGTAAGTGGAACTATTGCTACCAGCAAAACCATAATAAAGGTGGGTGAAAAGAGTAGAATTTATTGAGGATAAAGGGAGGTTGGAACTTGAACCATAGTAGGCAGCTCTGATCCAAGATGACGAGGAAGATTAAGAGGGCAAAGATTTTGGTGGTCATGGAAGTGGAAAGAAGATAGTTGTGCTTCAGCTTGATCAACATATGGAATCTCAATTTGTTGTTTTCATAATTTATGAGCAAACAACTAGGGTAATAAAGGGTGTTAGATATTGGGGTTATTTTTGGAATTATAAGGATTTCTTTCTCCTTTTACTAACTATTCTTTACTTTGACTAACGAAAAGCTTAACATAAGGATCAACTAGTTCTATTTTCCTAAAGCGAGGTACATTTTAATTGTCTCTAAGAATTATAAGGACCAAGTGGTGAATTTTCTTAAAATCCAAAGACcttataataaattttccttATATGTGCCATTCTGAACTGTTAACCAAAGAGCTCTGTGCAGCATTGTGaggttattaatttaatatgaatGTACAAAGATATGATCTCCTAATCTTTCTGTGTTTTCTAAGTGTTTAGTTATGACCAAGTTGCTTGCTACTAGATTtttagttgaaatttttttgaGTCCTTTATTCATCTGGGCTCTTGATGATTTTAACATTGAAGTGCTATCCAACATTggccctt
Coding sequences within it:
- the LOC110629099 gene encoding eukaryotic translation initiation factor 4B2; this translates as MSKAWGTIGDWAADVEREEQEAAAAAASGGASAESQNFPSLREAVSAKPKKKKMSLNEFHTSSGGLGGGRALESKGLTTDEMLRLPTGPKERSAEEMQYGRLGGGFSNYGRTGPPPGRTRDRDDNDGSWGGGRRQYGGIDEERRGPPPRVSDYDQPSRADEVDNWAMTKKPLQSFDSGHQNRYGTLGGGVGGGSRADEVDNWGSAKRPLTTTRSSTFGSGFRDSGREPDRWTRGGNREPDRERPRLVLHPPKADLDANESVKTIKPNPFGAARPREEVLAEKGLDWKKLDIEIESKKTSSHSSRPTSSHSSRPSSAHSARSEGSGMQQGLENVALKPRPRVNPFGEAKPREVLLEERGQDWRKIDLELEHRSVDRAQTEEEKLLREEIEHLKEHQKELTVKGNRESLQGPSQDQSNVQDIISQKEKELEQLIRDLDDKVRFGQKATDRPGSGAGRSASFSERPHSQSGSFDESRSTEHMDRPRSRGKPDIWTRPGDDRRAFQGGRERGFVGSRDFDRPRSRERW